CCACCGGAAGGAACACCACTTTTAAACTTCTATAATTTAGAAAAGCATTCAGATGAGGGTGAAAATAACTATAAATTTGATAGTGGTGAGACAGTTATCCGTGATTTAAACGATAATAATCAATATGATACAGGAGAGGAAGTTTTAGTAGGTGGTGTTCTGGCTAATGCAACTAAACTTGTACCATTTGGTAATACCATTACTTATGAGTTAGATATAGCCAATAAAGAGATAAATAGGCTTGAGAACGGAACACATACGGAGATAGTAGCTGATAATATATTAGTTGATGCCGTGAATAATTCCTTTGGCTTAGAATTTCGATATTTTGATACTAATGGGGCTGAACTTGCATATTTGCCGCTAAGTCTTAGTGATAAACAGGTAGTTTGCTTCATAGGAATAAGGATAGCTACAGATGTTGATGATGACCAAAAGAGTGATTTTGAATTAAAGACCAGGGTTTTTCTGAGAAAGCTTATGAAGTAAAAGAGATTTTAAAGAAAAACCACTAAGGCACTATGAACAGAAAGAAACACGAAGGAATAACATAGAAATCCTTGTAAATCTTCGTGTTCTTCGTATCTTCGTGGTAAAAAAGGTATTTTCAGAAAAGAAAGGAAGTTTCACGCAAAGACGCAAAGGACACAAAGAAAAATAAAGGAGAGAATTACCTTTGGGCCTTTGCGAGAGAAAATTATTTTTTTCTGTGTTCATCTGTGATTGATGCAAAAAGATGGAACCACGAATGGACACGGATGAAGACAAAATTTATAATTCGTGTTAATTCGTAGTTAAAACCTATTTTTAGGAGAAACGGTCATGTCCACAGGGAGTGGGCACAAAGTCTT
The sequence above is a segment of the bacterium genome. Coding sequences within it:
- a CDS encoding prepilin-type N-terminal cleavage/methylation domain-containing protein, giving the protein MKKGYTLIETLVSLIITGIVILVIVFFFSGGIKDYMQTVRKPQVKAQEIVRETMSGRVGDKRGGMLKEMRNLMGLSFADRRNITFVLNFGERYADINSNGKFESNEAIIFDEDGNFSYEQGTDTVKTGSSPPEGTPLLNFYNLEKHSDEGENNYKFDSGETVIRDLNDNNQYDTGEEVLVGGVLANATKLVPFGNTITYELDIANKEINRLENGTHTEIVADNILVDAVNNSFGLEFRYFDTNGAELAYLPLSLSDKQVVCFIGIRIATDVDDDQKSDFELKTRVFLRKLMK